A window of the Alnus glutinosa chromosome 4, dhAlnGlut1.1, whole genome shotgun sequence genome harbors these coding sequences:
- the LOC133867326 gene encoding uncharacterized protein LOC133867326 produces the protein MTVFHFFNCAILTFGPHAVYYSATPLSEYDTLGTSVKAALVYLGTALVKLVCLATFLKVSENDSFDPYQELLKALIGFIDVAGLYFALTQLTHRNISQNHKFQAVGLGWAFADSVLHRLAPLWVGARGLEFTWDYILQGLEANANLVLSISLAALGSLMWLRKNKPRTLIPIIYACAGIVATMPSITSYLRRGLGWHLPKVVGFELFTSLVMAFISWQLFAACQRPSA, from the exons ATGACGGTGTTTCATTTCTTCAACTGCGCAATCCTCACATTCGGCCCCCACGCCGTTTACTACTCCGCCACGCCATT GTCCGAGTACGACACGCTTGGTACCTCTGTTAAAGCAGCTCTTGTCTATCTCGGGACGGCTTTGGTGAAG CTTGTTTGCCTGGCAACCTTTTTGAAGGTATCGGAGAATGATAGCTTCGATCCGTATCAG GAACTGTTGAAAGCTCTAATTGGTTTTATAGATGTTGCTGGGCTTTACTTTGCCTTGACTCAGTTGACTCACAGGAACATTTCTCAGAATCATAAATTTCAAGCAGTTGGACTTG GGTGGGCTTTTGCTGATTCTGTTCTGCATAGATTGGCACCTCTTTGGGTGGGCGCTAGAGGACTAGAATTTACATGGGATTACATTTTGCAAGGCCTTGAAGCAAATGCAAATCTG GTGTTGAGTATATCTCTAGCTGCATTGGGATCTTTGATGTGGCTCCGGAAAAACAAACCCAGGACTCTGATTCCCATAATATATGCATGTGCAGGGATTGTGGCAACCATGCCATCCATCACAAG CTATCTAAGGCGTGGTTTGGGCTGGCACCTTCCAAAGGTGGTAGGGTTTGAACTGTTCACGTCATTG